A segment of the Prochlorococcus sp. RS04 genome:
TACTAAAAAAGAAGAATATATAATTAATGAATTAAATTCTTTTGACAAAGACCAACCTTAAGAAATGCGTTCAAAACCTGAAACTATCGCAAATGTAAGTGTTAGGAAATATTGCTTCTCTAAAAAGCAAATTCAGGGGGTTGTGGAAGCTAGTCAATTTAAATGGACTTTTACATACTCCTTTAATAAGGGTCAATTAAAGGTAGATCCACCTTTAGGAAGAGCATTAATTGAGAATGCCTTATTGAAATTTTTACTAAAAAAAGATTATGAACT
Coding sequences within it:
- a CDS encoding DUF3146 family protein; amino-acid sequence: MRSKPETIANVSVRKYCFSKKQIQGVVEASQFKWTFTYSFNKGQLKVDPPLGRALIENALLKFLLKKDYELETGNEYKFTISAKF